In a single window of the Niabella ginsenosidivorans genome:
- a CDS encoding TssN family type VI secretion system protein — protein sequence MENWFSPSLKSALPYLGVSFISMSVIMGLIVSRIRGSFKPFTKPTVYYILLYAAGFAIIGLMSWFNFLESNTQLFLMFQLLFLALGILHVYTLTTKLKWVNEKTYWAEVFLTLAITLLGALCFLMTYRLFRKNGMDITMATAAVIFFVPLIVYYTYRSAIAIPFKILKQWHYPAHSEVAEVDEKKLRNLLVISFEFYKKGNDKHFTNFRAKAPMDMEFGELFYYFINDYNDRHPNATITYINEKGESSGWIFFKKPKWYTLFTKYIDPERTIFINKIRENDIIICSRVS from the coding sequence ATGGAAAACTGGTTTTCGCCATCTTTAAAATCAGCATTGCCTTACCTGGGGGTAAGCTTCATAAGCATGTCTGTCATTATGGGGCTGATTGTTTCCAGGATCAGGGGCAGCTTTAAACCCTTTACAAAGCCTACTGTTTATTATATTTTACTGTATGCCGCCGGCTTTGCCATTATCGGACTGATGTCTTGGTTCAATTTCCTTGAAAGTAATACGCAGCTGTTTCTTATGTTCCAGCTCCTTTTTCTGGCATTGGGAATATTACATGTGTATACATTAACAACAAAACTCAAATGGGTAAATGAGAAAACCTATTGGGCGGAAGTCTTTCTTACTCTGGCCATTACGCTGCTTGGCGCGCTGTGCTTCCTGATGACCTATCGTCTTTTCAGAAAAAACGGAATGGATATTACAATGGCCACTGCTGCTGTTATCTTTTTTGTTCCGCTGATCGTTTACTATACTTACAGGAGCGCTATAGCCATTCCGTTCAAGATCTTAAAGCAGTGGCACTACCCGGCTCATTCAGAGGTGGCAGAGGTGGATGAAAAAAAACTGAGAAACCTTTTGGTGATCAGTTTTGAATTCTATAAGAAAGGGAATGATAAGCATTTTACCAACTTTCGCGCAAAGGCGCCGATGGATATGGAATTTGGGGAGCTGTTCTATTATTTTATTAATGATTATAATGACCGGCATCCCAATGCAACGATTACTTATATCAATGAGAAAGGAGAATCGTCAGGGTGGATCTTCTTTAAAAAACCGAAATGGTATACATTGTTTACAAAGTATATTGATCCGGAAAGAACCATATTTATTAATAAGATAAGAGAAAATGATATCATCATTTGTTCTCGGGTATCTTGA